The following proteins are encoded in a genomic region of Pseudoxanthomonas suwonensis 11-1:
- the folE2 gene encoding GTP cyclohydrolase FolE2 — MSLPAPDLSRAAALLPDVAHQPAALARPLDWVGMEGIAIPVRVPDGAGGQVQVAAQADLSVNLHRAGERGIHMSRLYMRLQEELARHEVTPAGLRHILQASIESQAGLATRARLRLRYEALLLRRALRSDNAGWKRYPVEIEALLEDGHLKLVLGFGLEYSSTCPCSAALSRQSNAARLRADFGDTEVLRVEEIAQWLSSERGMAATPHAQRSEAKVRVELRPQFDELPLVALIDSLEASLGTPVQTAVKREDEQAFAELNAANLMFCEDAARRVASVLAADPRIEHYQATVSHFESLHPHDAVASVSGSGPAA, encoded by the coding sequence ATGTCCCTTCCCGCACCCGATCTTTCCCGCGCCGCCGCGCTGTTGCCGGACGTCGCCCACCAGCCGGCCGCGCTGGCCCGTCCGCTGGACTGGGTCGGCATGGAGGGCATCGCCATTCCCGTGCGAGTGCCCGACGGGGCCGGCGGCCAGGTCCAGGTCGCCGCCCAGGCCGACCTGTCGGTGAACCTGCACCGTGCCGGCGAGCGCGGCATCCACATGTCGCGCCTGTACATGCGCCTGCAGGAGGAGCTGGCCCGCCACGAGGTCACCCCGGCCGGCCTGCGCCACATCCTGCAGGCCAGCATCGAATCCCAGGCCGGCCTGGCCACCCGCGCGCGCCTGCGCCTGCGCTACGAGGCGCTGCTGCTGCGCCGCGCGCTGCGCAGCGACAACGCCGGCTGGAAGCGCTATCCGGTGGAGATCGAGGCCCTGCTCGAGGACGGCCACCTGAAGCTGGTGCTGGGCTTCGGCCTGGAATACTCCAGCACCTGCCCGTGCTCGGCGGCGCTGTCGCGCCAGTCCAATGCGGCGCGCCTGCGCGCCGACTTCGGCGATACCGAGGTGCTGCGGGTCGAGGAGATCGCGCAGTGGCTGTCGTCCGAGCGCGGCATGGCCGCCACCCCGCACGCGCAGCGCAGCGAGGCCAAGGTGCGCGTTGAGCTGCGTCCGCAGTTCGACGAACTGCCGCTGGTGGCGCTGATCGATTCACTGGAGGCCTCGCTGGGTACCCCGGTGCAGACCGCGGTCAAGCGCGAGGACGAGCAGGCCTTTGCCGAGCTCAACGCCGCCAACCTGATGTTCTGCGAGGACGCCGCGCGGCGCGTGGCCTCGGTGCTGGCGGCCGATCCGCGGATCGAGCACTACCAGGCCACGGTGTCGCACTTCGAGAGCCTGCACCCGCACGACGCGGTGGCCAGCGTGAGCGGCAGCGGCCCGGCCGCCTGA
- a CDS encoding autotransporter domain-containing protein, which translates to MNKKFPIRGRKSRGHSALALAIAAGISSLAALPATAATFDSLEQHAAKAAVANAFRMTRPQVERSATFVLPQDAFSRTWQAVTPGNPGDPESWADEEFQGDWGLAAINAQHAYARGLSGAGIRLGLLDTGVSFADHTEFAGKDHRGLEMADLLEDGARCSSTTVLGGPDACFYSRGDQSAIIAEWWDPELQDYFPNPANDYLWDNTFLYFNTHGMHVAGTIAANRDGEGMHGVAFGADLSAARLFNDSLTVVDLYCIFLNECLELGTSASASAFEHMYDQAIAQGVRAMNHSWGYTYYAYTPEVAEAYHDMLMADPRIGAIHQAIADASLQSGMIQVFSAGNTNVVIPTPAQSPQPTLPATLPSVFPELEQYWVSVVNLNENLTLSNRSMKCGISAQWCIAAPGTNILSTVLAERVNDDGDWLGDWEFDEAGNLHLVTGDRTGDPAYALNSGTSMAAPHVTGALGLLFERFPYLTGAQVRDVMLTTATDLGEEGVDEIYGWGLLNLEKAIEGYGLLRVDTNVVMDVAAGGNKVWQGGAWDDWTNDIGGPGRLTKSGAGWLRLSGDNSFAGATVTSGILEFDGDNSLTGDVRVEGGTLVVNGSFTGSPLDVLGGVAVINGSFGGAPTFVGANGTIGGSGVLGDTRVEGTIAPGNSIGTLTIDGNYVQEANARFIAELLPPDQADLLRVTGTATLNGGTLVASNLSGNDYVLGQTYQVLSAEGGITGGFAAIDGSAISPFLSLSLLQAANTVSIDVARGASLASAGTTANQRAAAAAVDGLADTNTLVLTATQLSLAEAPAAFDSLSGEVHASARQVLLEGSRLVRDAALDRAAGGGAFGRQAEGATGAWIQVQHQGGDFGGDGNAAEVRYNSDAVLVGIDHVFGGWRVGVFGGAGDSDFNVGERGSRGESSNRHAGIYVGHAWGALGLTAGYSQSWNRVEIDRKAGYRGFSDALSSRYDADTSQLFADLGYRFDAGSIGIEPYLQYARVEVSTDGFSESGGAAALAGRGGDATVDMTTVGLRFGADLSAENQEQSWLSLRGNLGYRHADDQVQRAQLAFAGGQSFEVSSPAIRDNALLAEFGVAARTSANSLLELGVSHLESDDAVDTGVNARFTINF; encoded by the coding sequence ATGAACAAGAAGTTCCCGATCCGTGGGCGCAAGTCCCGTGGACACTCCGCTTTGGCGCTTGCCATCGCTGCCGGAATCTCCTCCCTGGCCGCACTGCCGGCCACTGCCGCCACCTTCGACAGCCTGGAGCAGCACGCGGCAAAGGCCGCGGTTGCCAATGCGTTCCGCATGACGCGGCCGCAGGTCGAACGTTCGGCCACTTTCGTGCTGCCGCAGGATGCTTTCAGCCGCACCTGGCAGGCGGTCACGCCCGGCAACCCCGGCGACCCCGAATCCTGGGCCGACGAGGAGTTCCAGGGCGACTGGGGCCTGGCCGCGATCAATGCCCAACACGCATACGCGCGCGGTCTCAGCGGCGCCGGTATCCGGCTGGGCCTGCTGGACACTGGCGTCAGCTTCGCCGACCACACCGAATTCGCCGGCAAGGACCACCGCGGCCTGGAGATGGCCGACCTGCTGGAGGATGGGGCGCGCTGCAGCTCCACGACCGTGCTTGGCGGCCCTGACGCCTGCTTCTATTCCCGCGGCGACCAGAGCGCGATCATCGCCGAGTGGTGGGATCCGGAGCTGCAGGACTATTTCCCCAACCCGGCCAACGACTACCTCTGGGACAACACGTTCCTCTACTTCAATACCCACGGCATGCACGTGGCCGGCACCATCGCCGCCAACCGCGATGGCGAGGGCATGCACGGCGTGGCCTTCGGCGCCGACCTGAGCGCGGCGCGCCTGTTCAACGACTCGCTGACCGTGGTCGACCTGTACTGCATCTTCCTCAACGAGTGCCTGGAACTGGGCACCAGCGCCAGTGCCAGCGCGTTCGAGCACATGTACGACCAGGCGATCGCGCAGGGCGTGCGCGCGATGAACCACAGCTGGGGCTACACCTACTACGCCTACACCCCGGAAGTGGCGGAGGCCTACCACGACATGCTGATGGCCGACCCGCGCATCGGCGCGATCCACCAGGCCATCGCCGACGCCTCGCTGCAGTCGGGCATGATCCAGGTGTTCTCCGCCGGCAACACCAACGTCGTCATCCCGACCCCGGCCCAGAGCCCGCAGCCCACCCTGCCCGCCACCCTGCCGTCGGTCTTCCCGGAGCTGGAGCAGTACTGGGTCAGCGTGGTGAACCTCAACGAGAACCTCACCCTCAGCAACCGCTCGATGAAGTGCGGTATCTCCGCGCAGTGGTGCATCGCGGCGCCCGGCACGAACATCCTCTCCACCGTGCTCGCCGAACGCGTCAACGATGACGGCGACTGGCTCGGCGACTGGGAGTTCGACGAGGCTGGCAACCTGCACCTGGTCACCGGCGACCGCACCGGCGACCCGGCCTATGCACTGAACTCCGGCACCTCGATGGCGGCCCCGCACGTCACCGGCGCGCTGGGCCTGCTGTTCGAGCGCTTCCCCTACCTGACCGGCGCCCAGGTGCGCGACGTCATGCTGACCACCGCCACCGACCTGGGCGAGGAAGGCGTCGACGAGATCTACGGCTGGGGCCTGCTGAACCTGGAGAAGGCGATCGAGGGCTACGGCCTGCTGCGCGTCGACACCAACGTGGTCATGGACGTGGCCGCCGGCGGCAACAAGGTCTGGCAGGGCGGCGCCTGGGACGACTGGACCAACGACATCGGTGGCCCGGGCCGCCTGACCAAGTCCGGCGCCGGCTGGCTGCGCCTGTCCGGCGACAACAGCTTCGCAGGCGCGACCGTCACCTCCGGCATCCTCGAGTTCGACGGCGACAACAGCCTCACCGGCGACGTCCGCGTCGAAGGCGGCACCCTGGTGGTCAACGGCAGCTTCACCGGCAGCCCGCTGGACGTGCTGGGCGGCGTGGCCGTGATCAACGGCAGCTTCGGCGGCGCCCCGACCTTCGTCGGCGCCAACGGCACCATCGGTGGCAGCGGCGTCCTCGGCGACACCCGCGTGGAAGGCACCATCGCCCCGGGCAACTCGATCGGCACCCTGACCATCGACGGCAACTACGTGCAGGAAGCCAACGCACGTTTCATCGCCGAACTGCTGCCGCCGGACCAGGCCGACCTGCTGCGCGTCACCGGCACCGCCACCCTCAACGGCGGCACCCTGGTGGCCAGCAACCTGTCGGGCAACGACTACGTGCTGGGCCAGACCTACCAGGTCCTGTCGGCCGAGGGCGGCATCACCGGCGGCTTCGCCGCCATCGACGGCTCGGCGATCTCGCCGTTCCTGTCGCTGTCGCTGCTGCAGGCCGCCAACACGGTCAGCATCGACGTGGCCCGCGGTGCGTCCCTGGCCAGCGCCGGCACCACCGCCAACCAGCGCGCCGCCGCCGCGGCCGTGGATGGCCTGGCGGACACCAACACCCTGGTCCTGACCGCCACCCAGCTGTCGCTGGCCGAAGCCCCGGCCGCGTTCGACAGCCTGAGCGGCGAAGTCCACGCCAGCGCCCGCCAGGTGCTGCTGGAAGGCAGCCGCCTGGTCCGCGACGCGGCCCTGGATCGTGCCGCCGGCGGCGGCGCGTTCGGCCGCCAGGCCGAGGGTGCGACCGGCGCCTGGATCCAGGTCCAGCACCAGGGCGGTGACTTCGGTGGTGACGGCAACGCCGCCGAGGTCCGCTACAACAGCGACGCGGTCCTGGTCGGTATCGACCACGTGTTCGGCGGCTGGCGCGTCGGTGTCTTCGGCGGCGCCGGCGACAGCGACTTCAACGTGGGCGAGCGTGGTTCCCGCGGCGAGTCCAGCAACCGCCACGCCGGCATCTACGTCGGCCACGCATGGGGTGCGCTGGGCCTGACCGCCGGCTACAGCCAGAGCTGGAACCGCGTGGAGATCGATCGCAAGGCCGGCTACCGCGGCTTCAGCGACGCGCTGTCCAGCCGTTACGACGCCGACACCAGCCAGCTGTTCGCCGACCTGGGCTACCGCTTCGATGCCGGTTCCATCGGCATCGAGCCGTACCTGCAGTACGCCCGCGTCGAAGTCAGCACCGACGGCTTCAGCGAGAGCGGCGGCGCCGCGGCGCTGGCGGGCCGGGGCGGCGACGCCACCGTGGACATGACCACGGTGGGCCTGCGCTTCGGCGCCGACCTGTCGGCGGAGAACCAGGAGCAGAGCTGGCTGAGCCTGCGCGGCAACCTGGGTTACCGCCATGCCGACGACCAAGTCCAGCGTGCGCAGCTCGCCTTCGCCGGCGGCCAGTCGTTCGAGGTGTCCAGCCCGGCCATCCGCGACAACGCCCTGCTCGCCGAGTTCGGCGTGGCCGCGCGCACCTCGGCCAACAGCCTGCTGGAGCTGGGTGTGAGCCACCTGGAGTCGGACGACGCGGTCGACACCGGCGTCAACGCCCGGTTCACCATCAACTTCTGA
- a CDS encoding M23 family metallopeptidase: MRRALAAARLALLGLVLAFVPLASAQEDTRVVFPASVQQGAMVIGKVPPGSRVEHAGRVLRTTGYGTVVFGVGRDQAGPVEVSVVRPDGTRSIERIAVTPRDWPVQRVDGVPPKTVDPPPAIAERIAREQAQVTAARARDDDRADFAQRFIWPVQGRISGRFGNQRVYNGKPGSPHSGMDIAAPTGTPVKAPAAGVVTFAGPDLYLTGGTLLLDHGFGISSNFLHLSRIDVKVGDRVEQGQVVGAVGATGRATGPHLHWGMNWFDVRIDPLLVLERP; the protein is encoded by the coding sequence ATGCGGCGCGCGCTTGCCGCGGCGCGCCTGGCGCTGCTGGGACTGGTGCTGGCGTTTGTTCCGCTCGCATCCGCCCAGGAGGACACCCGGGTGGTGTTCCCCGCCAGCGTCCAGCAGGGCGCCATGGTGATCGGCAAGGTCCCGCCGGGCAGCCGGGTCGAACACGCCGGCCGCGTCCTGCGCACCACCGGCTACGGCACGGTGGTGTTCGGTGTCGGCCGCGACCAGGCCGGACCGGTCGAGGTCAGCGTGGTCCGCCCGGATGGCACGCGCAGCATCGAGCGCATCGCGGTGACTCCGCGCGACTGGCCGGTGCAGCGCGTCGATGGCGTGCCGCCGAAGACCGTGGATCCGCCGCCGGCGATCGCCGAACGCATCGCCCGCGAACAGGCCCAGGTCACCGCGGCGCGGGCCCGCGACGACGACCGCGCCGATTTCGCCCAGCGCTTCATCTGGCCGGTGCAGGGTCGCATCAGCGGCCGCTTCGGCAACCAGCGCGTGTACAACGGCAAGCCCGGTTCGCCGCATTCGGGCATGGACATCGCCGCGCCCACCGGCACCCCGGTCAAGGCGCCGGCTGCCGGCGTGGTCACCTTCGCCGGTCCGGACCTCTACCTCACCGGCGGCACCCTGCTGCTGGACCACGGCTTCGGCATCAGCTCCAACTTCCTGCACCTGTCGCGGATCGACGTGAAGGTGGGCGACCGGGTGGAACAGGGCCAGGTCGTTGGCGCGGTGGGCGCGACCGGACGCGCGACCGGTCCGCATCTGCATTGGGGGATGAACTGGTTCGATGTGCGCATCGATCCCCTGCTGGTGCTGGAGCGCCCCTGA
- a CDS encoding dihydroorotase, with product MPSTLITNARLVNEGRQTEGDLRIEDGRIAAIGSGLQARAGEEVVDARGRWLLPGMIDDQVHFREPGLTHKGDIASESAAAVAGGLTSFMDMPNTNPPTLDAAALEAKYAAAAGRAWGNHGFYLGASNDNLEAVRSLDPKTAPGIKVFMGASTGNMLVDNPETLDGIFREAPTPIITHCEDTPTIDRTLAEFKAKYGADGLTPGMHPDIRSREACIKSTQLALELARRHGTRLHVLHISTADELALFERGPLVGADGKVRKKITAETCIHFLRFDRADYERLGNFIKCNPAIKDASDRQAITQALVDDVIDVLATDHAPHTLEEKQKPYLQAPSGLPLVQYALLAAIELVHEGKLDITRVAQKASHAPAQLFDVAERGFLREGYWADLVLVDDQPLTVRREDVLSKCGWSPFEGTTFRSRIASTWVNGQLVWNGRELVGAPAGRRLQFAR from the coding sequence ATGCCATCCACCCTGATCACCAACGCCCGCCTGGTCAATGAAGGCCGCCAGACCGAGGGCGACCTGCGCATCGAGGACGGCCGCATCGCGGCGATCGGCAGCGGGTTGCAGGCCCGCGCCGGCGAGGAGGTCGTGGACGCGCGCGGCCGCTGGCTGCTGCCCGGCATGATCGACGACCAGGTCCACTTCCGCGAGCCGGGCCTGACCCACAAGGGCGACATCGCCAGCGAGTCGGCCGCCGCCGTGGCCGGTGGCCTGACCAGCTTCATGGACATGCCCAACACCAACCCGCCCACGCTGGACGCCGCGGCGCTGGAGGCCAAGTACGCGGCGGCCGCCGGCCGGGCCTGGGGCAACCATGGCTTCTACCTGGGCGCCAGCAACGACAACCTCGAGGCGGTGCGCTCGCTGGATCCGAAGACCGCGCCGGGCATCAAGGTGTTCATGGGCGCCTCCACCGGCAACATGCTGGTGGACAACCCGGAGACCCTGGACGGGATCTTCCGCGAGGCGCCGACCCCGATCATCACCCACTGCGAGGACACCCCGACCATCGACCGCACGCTCGCCGAGTTCAAGGCGAAGTACGGCGCCGATGGGCTGACGCCGGGGATGCACCCCGACATCCGTTCGCGCGAGGCCTGCATCAAGTCCACCCAGCTGGCGCTGGAGCTCGCGCGTCGCCACGGCACCCGCCTGCACGTGCTGCACATCTCCACCGCCGACGAGCTGGCGCTGTTCGAGCGCGGCCCGCTGGTGGGCGCGGACGGCAAGGTGCGCAAGAAGATCACCGCCGAGACCTGCATCCACTTCCTGCGCTTCGACCGCGCCGACTACGAGCGGCTGGGCAACTTCATCAAGTGCAACCCGGCGATCAAGGATGCTTCCGACCGCCAGGCCATCACCCAGGCCCTGGTCGACGACGTGATCGACGTGCTGGCCACCGACCACGCCCCGCACACCCTCGAGGAGAAGCAGAAGCCCTACCTGCAGGCGCCTTCCGGCCTGCCGCTGGTGCAGTACGCGCTGTTGGCGGCGATCGAGCTGGTGCACGAGGGCAAGCTGGACATCACCCGCGTGGCGCAGAAGGCCAGCCATGCCCCGGCGCAGCTGTTCGACGTGGCCGAACGCGGCTTCCTGCGCGAGGGCTACTGGGCCGACCTGGTGCTGGTCGACGACCAGCCGCTGACCGTGCGCCGCGAGGACGTGCTCTCCAAGTGCGGCTGGTCGCCGTTCGAGGGCACCACCTTCCGCTCGCGCATCGCCTCGACCTGGGTCAACGGCCAGCTTGTGTGGAACGGCCGCGAACTGGTCGGCGCGCCTGCCGGTCGCCGCCTGCAGTTCGCCCGCTGA
- the yidD gene encoding membrane protein insertion efficiency factor YidD, with translation MITRLLILALRFYKAFISPLLGPRCRFVPSCSEYAMQAIERHGPWRGGWLAARRIGRCHPLHPGGYDPVPERPHSCQGHH, from the coding sequence ATGATCACCCGCCTGCTCATCCTGGCGTTGCGCTTCTACAAGGCCTTCATCAGTCCGCTGCTGGGGCCGCGCTGCCGGTTCGTGCCCAGCTGCTCTGAATACGCGATGCAGGCGATCGAACGCCATGGCCCCTGGCGCGGCGGCTGGCTGGCTGCGCGCCGCATCGGCCGCTGCCATCCCCTCCATCCCGGCGGCTACGACCCGGTCCCCGAGCGTCCGCACTCCTGCCAAGGACACCACTGA
- the dksA gene encoding RNA polymerase-binding protein DksA codes for MAAKKPVKKAAKPAKKPSPAAKAGKTAKPVAKKAAAAKPAKPAKAVKAVKATRAAKPAAKKPAKAVVAKKAATPAKKAPAPAKKAPARKAAVARPAPAKKTPAAKPAKAPASKSASKPVTPAKATKPAAKKVTAPAATAKPASKTPAAKSPKTTAPVTATAKPSAAKAAPKPKTAAATPQEKPVPATKSPSSNAPAKPVQTPPGTSGKVAVAVVSKKNDNVSPAPTRRKVVEYKIDEATGRPILPEGYKPSSDEEYMNPLQLEYFRQRLMQWRADLVEESKQTIENLKDEVRDIGDEAERATRETENSLELRTRDRYRKLIGKIDSTLKRLEAGDYGYCVDTGEEIGLERLEARLTAERTIDAQERWEHLQKQQGE; via the coding sequence GTGGCTGCCAAGAAACCCGTGAAGAAGGCCGCCAAGCCGGCCAAGAAGCCTTCCCCCGCTGCCAAGGCAGGGAAGACCGCCAAGCCCGTTGCCAAGAAGGCGGCTGCCGCCAAGCCGGCCAAACCCGCCAAGGCGGTGAAGGCGGTAAAGGCGACCAGGGCAGCCAAGCCCGCGGCAAAGAAGCCCGCCAAGGCGGTCGTCGCCAAGAAGGCCGCGACACCTGCGAAGAAGGCTCCGGCGCCGGCAAAGAAGGCTCCGGCCAGGAAGGCGGCAGTCGCCAGGCCGGCTCCGGCGAAGAAGACCCCGGCCGCGAAGCCCGCCAAGGCCCCGGCCAGCAAGAGCGCCAGCAAGCCGGTGACCCCGGCCAAGGCCACCAAACCGGCAGCGAAGAAAGTCACGGCCCCCGCCGCGACCGCCAAGCCGGCCAGCAAGACCCCCGCCGCCAAGTCCCCGAAGACGACAGCGCCCGTTACCGCGACCGCCAAGCCCTCCGCTGCCAAGGCAGCGCCCAAGCCGAAGACGGCCGCCGCAACTCCGCAAGAAAAGCCAGTGCCCGCAACGAAATCCCCCAGCTCCAATGCCCCGGCCAAGCCGGTCCAGACCCCGCCGGGAACCTCCGGCAAGGTCGCCGTCGCCGTGGTGTCGAAAAAGAACGACAATGTGAGCCCGGCCCCCACCCGCAGGAAGGTCGTGGAATACAAGATCGACGAAGCCACCGGACGCCCGATTTTGCCGGAAGGCTACAAGCCCTCGTCCGACGAGGAGTACATGAACCCGCTGCAGCTGGAGTACTTCCGGCAGCGGCTGATGCAGTGGCGCGCGGACCTGGTCGAAGAGTCCAAGCAGACCATCGAGAACCTCAAGGACGAAGTGCGCGACATCGGCGACGAAGCCGAGCGTGCCACCCGCGAGACCGAGAACTCGCTGGAACTGCGTACCCGCGACCGCTACCGCAAGCTGATCGGCAAGATCGACAGCACGCTCAAGCGCCTGGAGGCCGGTGACTACGGTTACTGCGTCGACACCGGCGAGGAGATCGGCCTGGAGCGCCTGGAGGCGCGCCTGACCGCCGAGCGCACCATCGACGCCCAGGAACGCTGGGAGCACCTGCAGAAGCAGCAGGGCGAGTAA
- a CDS encoding MFS transporter: MDAAPDALPRSPLQHGGFRILLGYRLAAILSYQIVAVTVGWHVYELTRDTFALGLVGLAEVLPYIGMALFAGYLVDHLPKRRLGALATAGLCSTAVLLALIAAGWIAPGSTWPIYAAIVLTGLVRAFLTPVYTALFARVLPRDLFARGASIGSVAFQMGLVCGPAMGGLLVGLAGKTVAYGVAAALALASGAVLLALRVEEPPAAGPRAPVFASIGEGLRFVFGNQVMLGAQALDLFAVLFGGAISLAPAFIHEILHYGPEGLGILRAAPALGAVVVGLVLARHTPGRNAGRLLLWAVAGFGLCIIGFGLSRSFWLSAFFLLLSGVCDGVSVVLRSTIMQLVTPDGMRGRVASINGIFIGSSNELGAFYAGSMARLLGLVPAVVLGGCVTLGVVATTAVKAPKLRRLDLGKL; encoded by the coding sequence GTGGACGCGGCGCCGGACGCCCTGCCCCGCTCGCCGCTGCAGCATGGCGGCTTCCGGATCCTGCTCGGCTACCGCCTCGCCGCGATCCTGTCCTACCAGATCGTCGCGGTCACCGTCGGCTGGCATGTCTACGAACTGACCCGCGACACCTTCGCCCTGGGCCTGGTCGGCCTGGCCGAAGTGCTGCCGTACATCGGCATGGCACTGTTTGCCGGCTACCTGGTCGACCACCTCCCCAAGCGCCGGCTCGGCGCGCTGGCCACCGCCGGCCTGTGCAGCACCGCGGTGCTGCTGGCCCTGATCGCCGCCGGCTGGATCGCACCGGGCTCGACCTGGCCGATCTACGCCGCGATCGTGCTGACCGGCCTGGTCCGCGCCTTCCTTACCCCGGTCTACACCGCACTGTTCGCGCGGGTGCTGCCGCGCGATCTGTTCGCCCGCGGTGCCAGCATCGGCAGCGTGGCGTTCCAGATGGGACTGGTGTGCGGGCCGGCGATGGGGGGCCTGCTGGTGGGACTGGCTGGCAAGACCGTCGCCTATGGCGTGGCCGCGGCGCTGGCCCTGGCTTCCGGCGCGGTGCTGCTGGCGCTGCGGGTGGAGGAACCGCCGGCGGCCGGCCCGCGCGCGCCGGTGTTCGCCAGCATCGGCGAGGGCCTGCGCTTCGTGTTCGGCAACCAGGTCATGCTCGGCGCCCAGGCGCTGGACCTGTTCGCGGTGCTGTTCGGCGGGGCGATCTCGCTGGCGCCGGCCTTCATCCACGAGATCCTGCACTACGGCCCGGAGGGTCTGGGCATCCTGCGCGCCGCCCCTGCCCTGGGCGCGGTGGTGGTCGGCCTGGTGCTGGCCCGCCACACCCCGGGCCGCAACGCCGGGCGCCTGCTGCTGTGGGCGGTGGCCGGCTTCGGCCTGTGCATCATCGGCTTCGGCCTGTCGCGCAGCTTCTGGCTGTCGGCGTTCTTCCTGCTGCTGTCGGGCGTCTGCGACGGCGTATCGGTGGTGCTGCGCTCGACCATCATGCAGCTGGTCACCCCGGACGGCATGCGCGGCCGGGTGGCCTCGATCAATGGCATCTTCATCGGCTCGTCCAACGAGCTGGGCGCGTTCTACGCCGGCTCGATGGCGCGGTTGCTGGGCCTGGTCCCGGCGGTGGTGCTGGGCGGCTGCGTCACCCTGGGCGTGGTCGCGACCACTGCGGTGAAGGCACCGAAGCTGCGGCGGCTGGACCTGGGGAAGCTCTGA
- a CDS encoding SufE family protein translates to MTTSPFPLEPTAAEAQQAIRDEFAFFADWAERYQYLIDLGRKLPPFPEEWKTEEHRLHGCQSMVWIVPQGNRERLEFHAISDSAIVSGLIYLALRVYSGRTAGEILATEPDYIADIGLARHLSPTRSNGLASLLAFIRDTARAQA, encoded by the coding sequence ATGACCACTTCCCCCTTCCCGCTCGAACCCACCGCCGCCGAGGCCCAGCAGGCCATCCGCGACGAGTTCGCGTTCTTCGCCGACTGGGCCGAGCGCTACCAGTACCTGATCGACCTGGGTCGCAAGCTGCCGCCGTTCCCGGAGGAGTGGAAGACCGAGGAGCACCGCCTGCACGGCTGCCAGTCGATGGTCTGGATCGTGCCGCAGGGCAACCGCGAGCGCCTGGAGTTCCATGCGATCAGCGACTCGGCCATCGTCTCCGGCCTGATCTACCTGGCCCTGCGCGTGTACTCCGGGCGCACGGCCGGCGAGATCCTTGCCACCGAGCCGGACTACATCGCCGACATCGGCCTGGCCAGGCACCTGTCGCCGACCCGCAGCAACGGCCTGGCCTCGCTGCTGGCCTTCATCCGCGACACCGCGCGCGCCCAGGCCTGA